One Candida dubliniensis CD36 chromosome 1, complete sequence genomic region harbors:
- a CDS encoding ubiquitin-conjugating enzyme E2 binding protein homolog, putative (Similar to Mus musculus ARIH1) produces the protein MAFSDDDSISFEYDDDMDDDGSEISFISEDENDGNNFEPPNKKVKSSYNRNGVLDDSVMVGFNGTLYRPWTFEEFIEQHFLSPLKKLEKVHLNGCTEDDLLIMLQYKKWNSDEVINSFFESHDKLMEGCGLPVGKPSNNKFEEVDNYDCFICCESYPKTTVYSLTCNHQFCFNCYQQYIGNEIVRGELVSCMDPECHYTIPHRDIDQFYTRKDKEKNLIVTVKPLSSNPLLHSAARYLVNSKPKYTHCPATDCYSFAEVLDDTKCSSSQLFTEQYSDMNVDLSRVPIIGCSEHHEFCFDCKYENHLPCPCWISKKWIKKCNDDSETAHWIDANTHSCPKCYSSIEKNGGCNHMTCQKCKYEFCWVCLKDWSDHRSNYSCNRFRDERAEDEIRKNKSRQTLERYLHFYKRYSIHENSMKGDQKTLKKIDDLTRLYMEDRRENGQTYLSWNDIQFLPDAMKSLQNGRKTLKWTYSFAYYLSKSNFSEIFESNQDFLNQTVEDLSEIFEKIMDKKNKNKVDTILKNKAKIMNLSELVNMRRTTLIKSSQENLQQGLLSFEI, from the coding sequence ATGGCGTTTTCAGATGATGATAGTATTCTGTTTGAATATGATGACGATATGGATGACGATGGATCAgaaatttctttcatttccGAGGACGAAAATGACGGGAACAATTTTGAACCTCCCAACAAGAAAGTGAAATCTAGTTATAATAGGAACGGGGTTCTTGATGATTCTGTTATGGTCGGCTTTAACGGAACTCTCTATAGACCTTGGACGTTTGAGGAATTCATAGAACAACATTTCTTAAGTCCTTTAAAGAAGTTGGAAAAAGTACATTTGAATGGTTGTACCGAAGACGATTTATTAATCATGTTACAATATAAGAAATGGAATCTGGATGAAGTGATAAATTCGTTCTTTGAATCACACGACAAGCTCATGGAAGGTTGTGGTTTACCAGTTGGCAAGCCATCAAACAACAAGTTTGAGGAGGTTGACAACTATGATTGTTTTATATGCTGTGAACTGTACCCGAAGACAACTGTTTATTCGTTGACGTGTAACCatcaattttgttttaactgttatcaacaatatatTGGGAATGAGATTGTACGCGGAGAGCTAGTATCATGTATGGATCCAGAATGTCATTACACCATACCTCATAGAGATATCGATCAATTTTATACCAGGAAAGACAAggagaagaatttgattgtCACAGTAAAACCTTTGTCGTCCAATCCTTTGTTGCATTCAGCAGCTCGTTACTTGGTGAATTCTAAACCAAAGTATACCCATTGTCCTGCCACCGACTGCTACAGTTTTGCAGAAGTATTGGATGACACAAAGTGTTCTTCGTCACAGCTATTCACCGAACAATATTCTGATATGAATGTGGATTTATCTAGGGTGCCTATTATTGGTTGCAGCGAACATCACGAGTTTTGCTTTGATTGCAAATATGAAAATCATTTACCGTGTCCATGTTGGATAAGTAAAAAGTGGATCAAAAAATGCAATGACGACTCAGAAACTGCTCATTGGATTGATGCAAATACCCATAGCTGTCCTAAATGCTATTCCtccattgaaaaaaatggaGGTTGCAATCATATGACTTGTCAGAAATGCAAATACGAGTTCTGTTGGGTGTGTTTAAAGGATTGGTCTGATCATAGAAGTAACTATTCTTGTAATCGTTTCCGGGACGAGAGAGCTGAAGATGAGattagaaaaaataaaagcaGGCAAACGTTGGAAAGATATTTGCATTTCTACAAACGATACTCCATCCACGAGAACTCAATGAAAGGTGATCAAaaaactttgaaaaaaattgatgacTTGACTCGCCTTTACATGGAAGATAGACGAGAAAATGGCCAGACTTATTTGTCATGGAAtgatattcaatttttgccCGATGCAATGAAATCTTTGCAAAATGGCAGAAAGACTTTGAAATGGACGTATTCCTTTGCTTATTATTTATccaaatccaatttttccGAAATTTTTGAGAGTAACCAAgattttttgaatcaaaCAGTCGAAGACTTATCAGAGATTTTCGAAAAGATTATggacaagaaaaataaaaacaaagttGACACAATTTTGAAGAACAAAGCAAAGATTATGAATTTGAGTGAGTTGGTCAACATGAGACGAACGACTTTGATTAAGAGTTCACAAGAAAACTTGCAACAGGGCTTGTTaagttttgaaatttag